The Lacipirellula parvula genome window below encodes:
- a CDS encoding ParA family protein, which produces MPRVICIANQKGGVGKTTTALNLACAIAMSGDRTLLVDLDPQCNATTGLGLIPDARHALVDSRPLRESFRETYLPNLSLLPGARSFEDVDALANSSDSRSLMLATHLSGSLGSFDSVLIDCPPSVGALTRTALASASEVLMPIQCEYFAMEGLTQMIEVIKQVMGRSNSRLEFGGILLTMYDATLELTAEVDREVRDFFGGIVFSTVIPRDAAVSEAPSHGRSVIDYAPRSRGARAYVELCQEVLERV; this is translated from the coding sequence ATGCCCCGCGTTATCTGCATCGCGAACCAGAAGGGGGGCGTCGGCAAAACGACGACCGCCCTCAACCTGGCGTGCGCGATCGCGATGTCGGGCGACCGGACGTTGCTGGTCGACCTCGACCCGCAGTGCAACGCCACCACCGGATTGGGACTGATTCCGGACGCTCGCCACGCCCTGGTCGACTCGCGCCCACTGCGGGAATCGTTCCGCGAGACCTACCTGCCGAACCTTTCGCTGCTGCCGGGCGCCCGCAGTTTTGAAGACGTCGACGCCTTGGCGAACTCGTCCGACTCCCGCTCGCTGATGCTAGCAACCCACCTCTCGGGCAGCCTTGGCTCGTTCGACTCGGTGCTGATCGATTGCCCTCCCTCGGTCGGCGCCCTCACCCGCACCGCGCTCGCCAGTGCTAGCGAAGTCCTCATGCCGATCCAGTGCGAGTATTTCGCGATGGAGGGGCTCACCCAAATGATTGAGGTAATCAAACAAGTGATGGGGCGGTCGAACAGCCGATTAGAATTTGGAGGAATTCTCCTCACCATGTACGACGCGACTTTGGAGCTTACCGCCGAAGTCGATCGCGAGGTGCGGGACTTCTTCGGGGGAATCGTCTTTTCAACCGTGATTCCACGAGATGCTGCGGTGTCCGAGGCCCCGAGCCACGGACGGTCGGTCATCGACTACGCCCCGCGTTCGCGGGGGGCTCGCGCCTACGTGGAACTCTGTCAGGAGGTATTGGAGCGTGTCTAA